Within Dysosmobacter sp. Marseille-Q4140, the genomic segment TTACCTGCTCCACCATACCCCGCACCGCCTCTGCCGACTCCACGCCGGTGGTGCCCAGGACTCCGGTCCGCTGCACCGCCACGGGGCGAAAGCCCGCAAACTGCCGGGGCATGGCGGCGATCAGGTGCCGGGTGATGAGAACGCTGTCCAGGGTCAGGGGCCCCACGGCGTCCGGCGTCATGGCCGCGTTGCCAAGACCGATCACCAGCACGCTGCCCTCTGCCGGCAGCAGGGCCTTCAGCTGGCCCCCCACCACCCGGACTGCCCGCTCGAAAAAGTCCGCCTTCCGCTGCCAGAAGGTGGTCAGGTCAATGGTCAGATAGCTGCCCACCGGCTTGCCCAGAGCCTCCTCCCCCCGCTGGTCCAGAATGTCCACCCGGGTGACGGGATAGCCCTCCTGGCGGGTCTTGACGGCCTTCACGCCGGAAAGCCGGCTGGTCCTCTGGGCCGATTCCTGCCACAATTCCCGGGCCTCCAGGGCCAGATCCGTGCGTTTTTGAAACAAAATCTGCCGCCTCCCAACACAAAATATTGTGGTTCCGGCCATAGGTTTTGCGTCCAGCCATACAATATACAAAATTTGAACAGAAAATGTGAAAAAAGTCTTGCTTTTTGGAAACTTCCCTGCTAAAATATCATCCTGCACGGTGGGAAATTCCGCCGAATGATTTTGCCAAAGGGAGGTGTTTGGTTTGCCGAATATCAAGTCTGCCAAGAAGCGCGTTCTGATCGCCGAGGCGAGAAACGCCCGCAACAAGGCCACGAAGTCCGAACTGAAGACCGCCATCAAGAAGTTCGAGGCTGCTGCCGCAGAAGGCAATCGCACCGAGGCCGATGGCGCGTACAAGGTTGCTGTGAAGAAAGTCGACCAGGCTGTGGCCAAGGGCGTTCTGCACAAGAACACGGCCGCTCACCGCAAGAGCGCCATGACCCTGAAGCTCAACAAGATCGGCTGATGGTTGTGACTCAAAAGGACATCCGCTCCGGATGTCCTTTTTTGCTGCCTGAAAACCCCTGGCCGGAGGGAAAATTCACACCCTGGCCCTTTTCTTTTGCAGGGACCGTGATAAAATAGCCCTATATCAAGGATACGAGGTGTTCTCATGCCCATTTTTGATACCCATGCCCACTATGACTCCGGCGCCTTCAACGCCGACCGGGAGGCGGTCCTCGCCGCCCTGCCGGAGGCCGGAGTGGGTCTTGTGGTGGACCCGGGGTGCGACGTGCCCTCCTCCCGGGCGGCCGTCGCTCTGGCGGAGAAATTTCCCCACGTCTACGCCGCCGTGGGCCTCCACCCGGAGGACTGCGCCGGCTGCACCGACGCCGACTTCGACGCCGTCCGCGCCCTGTGCGCCCACGAGAAGGTGGTGGCCATCGGGGAGATCGGCCTGGACTACTACTGGAAGGAGAACCCGCCGAAGGAATTCCAGGAGCAGGTGTTCCGCCGCCAGATCGACCTGGCCCTGGAGCTGGACCTGCCCGTCATCGTCCACGACCGGGAGGCCCACGGGGACAGTCTGCGGATCGTGCTGGAGTACCCGGCCCTCCGGGGCGTGTTCCACTGCTTTTCCGGCAGTCCGGAGATGGCGGCGGAGCTTTTGAAGCGGGGCTGGTACCTGGGCTTCGACGGGCCTATCACCTATAAAAACGCCAAACGGGCCCCGGAGGTGGCGGCCATCACCCCCCTGGACCGCATGGTCATCGAGACGGATTCCCCCTACCTGACGCCGGTGCCCCACCGGGGTGAGCGGAACGACAGCCGCTATCTTCCCTTCGTGGCGGAAAAACTGGCGGAGTGGAAGGGCGTCACCACAGAGGAGATCATCGGCATCACCTGGCGCAACGGCCTGCGGTTGTTCGGGCTGGAGGGGAAGGCATGAAACGGCTGTTGGCAGGTTCTCTTTTGTGCCTGCTGCTGGCGGGCTGCGCCGCCCCGGCGGCGGACATCTCTGACCCGGCGGATGCCGGGACGGAAGCTGCCGTTTCCACCGCCCTGCCGGAGACGGAGGACCTGCCCGTCCTCTCCGCCCCCGCCGTGGTGACGGAGGGGCGAACGCCGGAGACGGCCTATGACCTGCCGGAGGAAGTGAGGCGGCTGGCAGAGTGGGACCAGACGGCGGAGCCGGCGGCCCTGCTGGCGCGGACGGAGGACGCGGCCCTCTACGGCCTGGCCGGCGAGGAGGACCGGCTGCTGCTCCGGTGGGGAGATACCCTGGCGGAGTTCGACTGACCCTACCGGACGCCCCGCACCGTGGCCCCCCGGCTCCGGCAGGTGGACGCCGACGGCGACGGCGCGGAGGAACTGGCGGTGGTCTGCTGTTACGGCAGCGGCACCGGGGTCTCCATCGAGCAGCTGCACATCGTGGAGAAGAACGAGGACGGCACCCTGACGGACTACCGCCTGCCGGAGGACGACCTCTGCGGCGGACAGCTGACGGCGGCGCTCCGGGTGGAGACCGTGGAGGGCCGGACCTTCGCGGTCCTGGGCCGGGAGCTGCTGGAGATCACGGAGCTGACAGAGGGCAGAACCCCGCCCCAGGGGCTGGCCGCCGGGAGCATCGTTGGGTTTGACGTGGACCCGGACGACCCCTATGGGGTCCCCATCCGCTTCCGCGGCAGCGCCTGGCTGGAGGGGGAGGACTACCCGCCCACGGCCTGGTACGCGGCGGATCTCTCCGCCTGCGTCCAATATGAAAACGGTATGTTTACCCTGTCCGGCCTCCATCTGGACGGGATCGAGTGAAAAAAGGAGCGATCTGCATGGAAAAAGGCTTTACCATCACCTATGAATACGGGGACAACCTGTATGTGAACCCCACCAACCGCTGCAACTTCAACTGCGAGTTCTGCCTGCGCCACAACCAGAACTCCGGCGGCAGCATCTACACTCACAATCTCTGGCTCAAGCGGGAGCCCACGAAGGAGGAGATCCTCTCCTCCATCGAGAGCAGGGACCTCTCCAAATACAAGCAGCTGGTGTTCGTGGGCTTCGGCGAGCCCACCTACCGCTTTGACGACATCTGCTGGGTCATCGACCAGATGAAGGCCCACGGCACCAAGATCTTCACCCGCATGGACACCAACGGCACCGGCTCCCTCATCAACGGCCGGGACATCGCCCCGGAGTTCGCGGGCCGGTTCGACATGGTGTCCGTGTCGCTGAACACCGACACGGCGGAGAAGTACAACGCCCTCTGCCACCCCCAGCAGGAGAACGCCTACCAGGCCATGAAGGACTTCACCCGCGAGGTCCGCAAGTACGTCCCCACCGTCATGATGACCGTGGTGGACACCATCCCCGCCGAGGAGATCGAGGCCTGCCGGAAGATCTGCGAGGAGGAGATCGGCGCCACCTACCGGGTCCGGGAGTACATCGCGGACTGACGGCACACCGCCGGAAAGGAGACGAGGCCGGTGAGAACGAGCAGACGGAAAACGGCGGCGCGGCTGCGCCGCCAGTTCGGCACGGTGCCGGAGGTGAACTACTTCCCCGGGGATATGGGCCACATCCGGTCCTACTTCGACTTCCGCCGGGACACCGGCCGGGACGGCT encodes:
- the rpsT gene encoding 30S ribosomal protein S20, with translation MPNIKSAKKRVLIAEARNARNKATKSELKTAIKKFEAAAAEGNRTEADGAYKVAVKKVDQAVAKGVLHKNTAAHRKSAMTLKLNKIG
- a CDS encoding TatD family hydrolase; translation: MPIFDTHAHYDSGAFNADREAVLAALPEAGVGLVVDPGCDVPSSRAAVALAEKFPHVYAAVGLHPEDCAGCTDADFDAVRALCAHEKVVAIGEIGLDYYWKENPPKEFQEQVFRRQIDLALELDLPVIVHDREAHGDSLRIVLEYPALRGVFHCFSGSPEMAAELLKRGWYLGFDGPITYKNAKRAPEVAAITPLDRMVIETDSPYLTPVPHRGERNDSRYLPFVAEKLAEWKGVTTEEIIGITWRNGLRLFGLEGKA
- the gpr gene encoding GPR endopeptidase produces the protein MFQKRTDLALEARELWQESAQRTSRLSGVKAVKTRQEGYPVTRVDILDQRGEEALGKPVGSYLTIDLTTFWQRKADFFERAVRVVGGQLKALLPAEGSVLVIGLGNAAMTPDAVGPLTLDSVLITRHLIAAMPRQFAGFRPVAVQRTGVLGTTGVESAEAVRGMVEQVKPGLVIAVDALASRRMGRVCATVQLSDTGIVPGSGVGNHRAALNAETLGVPVIALGVPTVVDAATLAADLLEESGVEQVDEDKLRENGTFMVTTRDIDQQVRDLAKVVGYGINWALQDLEIEEINALLS
- a CDS encoding TatD family nuclease-associated radical SAM protein, with the translated sequence MEKGFTITYEYGDNLYVNPTNRCNFNCEFCLRHNQNSGGSIYTHNLWLKREPTKEEILSSIESRDLSKYKQLVFVGFGEPTYRFDDICWVIDQMKAHGTKIFTRMDTNGTGSLINGRDIAPEFAGRFDMVSVSLNTDTAEKYNALCHPQQENAYQAMKDFTREVRKYVPTVMMTVVDTIPAEEIEACRKICEEEIGATYRVREYIAD